The Geobacter sp. AOG2 genome includes a window with the following:
- a CDS encoding bacteriohemerythrin codes for MEHFTWSRKYSVGNEELDNHHKNLFEVFNKLYDSCLNKNRTKLSAVIEELVAYSTYHFHAEEQHMKSIEYPDINKHLSEHRSFSAMIGKYHHTHGANEVMVSKEIVLHLWKWLIDHVMTEDRKYSIKSKRPVQRIIHDEQA; via the coding sequence ATGGAACATTTTACCTGGAGCAGGAAATATTCCGTGGGCAACGAAGAGCTGGACAACCATCACAAGAACCTGTTCGAAGTGTTCAACAAGCTCTACGACAGTTGCCTGAACAAGAACAGAACAAAACTCAGTGCCGTCATCGAGGAACTGGTCGCCTACAGCACCTACCATTTCCATGCGGAAGAGCAGCACATGAAGAGCATCGAATACCCCGATATCAACAAGCATCTCTCGGAACACCGGTCGTTCTCCGCCATGATAGGCAAATACCACCATACCCACGGCGCAAATGAGGTGATGGTGTCGAAGGAAATAGTGTTGCACCTGTGGAAGTGGCTCATCGATCACGTCATGACCGAGGACAGGAAGTATTCCATCAAATCAAAACGGCCCGTGCAAAGGATCATCCATGACGAACAAGCTTGA
- a CDS encoding TlpA disulfide reductase family protein, giving the protein MAYRSTALTLVAFLCLFALALPGPAKAETGGTREAARPILGELDLRTPTGEQVTLIPFIGRKAVIVAFWAAWCPICRKEVPHLNSLNSDPLLKVIGVNEGESLEDIQSFVADNKPGYEIVVDPRGDVAKSFGVPGMPYCVIIGRSGVVAYRGYGLPADLESYFRQ; this is encoded by the coding sequence ATGGCGTATCGTTCAACCGCATTGACCCTTGTGGCATTCCTTTGCCTGTTTGCCCTCGCCTTGCCCGGACCGGCAAAGGCGGAAACCGGCGGTACCCGGGAGGCAGCCAGGCCGATCCTGGGCGAACTCGACCTCAGGACGCCAACCGGGGAGCAGGTTACCCTGATACCCTTCATCGGCAGGAAGGCGGTAATTGTCGCCTTCTGGGCGGCTTGGTGCCCGATCTGCCGGAAAGAGGTGCCCCATCTCAACTCCCTGAACTCCGACCCGCTCCTGAAGGTGATCGGTGTCAACGAGGGTGAGAGCCTTGAGGATATCCAGAGCTTCGTCGCCGATAACAAACCCGGCTACGAAATAGTCGTCGATCCCAGGGGTGATGTGGCAAAGTCCTTCGGGGTGCCGGGGATGCCCTACTGCGTCATCATCGGCAGATCGGGCGTGGTGGCTTACCGCGGCTATGGGCTGCCTGCGGACCTGGAGTCATATTTCAGACAATGA
- a CDS encoding peroxiredoxin, translated as MKPSSPRPTMFRPIFGAALLMAAILCLCPGCDNKQGVVIGEKPPSSPGSDLRGEPVDIGRFKGKVVVLYFWANTCCSDRVKLLEPFYRRVRDKGLAILAVNVGSPAKLVESFAKDNGLTFTLLTDEHTTTSEQYGVFGFPTVFILDGNGIVRQKVLGEISAEQLQKLVERQFDMQKEVQAQFEKSRPR; from the coding sequence ATGAAACCATCCTCACCGCGCCCGACCATGTTCAGGCCGATCTTTGGAGCCGCCCTGCTTATGGCGGCAATCCTCTGTCTTTGCCCCGGCTGCGACAACAAGCAGGGGGTCGTGATCGGCGAAAAACCGCCCTCATCCCCGGGCAGCGACCTCCGGGGCGAGCCCGTGGACATCGGCCGGTTCAAGGGCAAGGTCGTTGTCCTGTACTTCTGGGCCAATACCTGCTGCAGCGACCGGGTGAAACTGCTCGAACCTTTCTACCGCCGCGTCAGGGACAAGGGCCTGGCGATCCTGGCCGTCAACGTGGGAAGTCCGGCGAAGCTGGTGGAGTCATTCGCGAAAGACAACGGGCTGACCTTCACGTTGCTCACGGACGAACACACCACGACTTCGGAACAATATGGGGTGTTCGGCTTCCCCACCGTTTTCATCCTGGACGGCAACGGCATCGTGCGGCAGAAGGTTTTGGGAGAGATTTCGGCGGAGCAGTTGCAAAAGCTGGTCGAGCGTCAGTTCGACATGCAAAAGGAAGTACAGGCACAATTCGAAAAAAGCCGGCCCCGCTAG
- a CDS encoding coiled coil domain-containing protein: MSDRRKAYEERLDAQLKEWNAQITLLKAKAEKMTADMKVEYYKAIESLQHKQGEAGIRLRELKASGDEAWEDMKTGLEKAWTEVKAAFHEATSKFK; encoded by the coding sequence ATGAGTGATCGACGAAAGGCGTATGAGGAAAGACTCGATGCGCAATTGAAGGAATGGAATGCGCAGATCACCCTGCTCAAAGCCAAGGCGGAAAAGATGACGGCCGATATGAAGGTCGAGTACTACAAGGCCATCGAATCCTTGCAGCACAAGCAGGGCGAAGCAGGGATAAGGCTGCGCGAACTAAAGGCATCCGGCGATGAGGCCTGGGAAGATATGAAGACCGGGCTGGAAAAGGCCTGGACGGAAGTCAAAGCCGCCTTCCACGAGGCGACCTCGAAGTTCAAATAG
- a CDS encoding kelch repeat-containing protein, with product MNSARAFVSTLLTGTVIALWLVFSPLPVMAAPLASQFFATDPTAAQIMTGITYDMNDPNWIVATKENRNIFAFKVFSGLFMLGYQTEMGYNYGLNDQQVRAITAFQARNGLPVTSVVDSTCLSMIDQQLVSREQALAVTGQGFLLYNHMQQLLANDVSKDTLATIYSLPMAVLPHYLRMSGYETVQCIVGQCVGTIKDAQGVDLSIYATPVDVTSDYRFVGAYFDPAVSSTRFPSAAVDADTVLHEYAHYLDGHLYRNINRAGQPLFGVLDTTGFSDISYDMAACANGCCPRRSSDPMEWISKYGFTAGVGTCPAGSSYAEEEWAEAFSMYVAAGRDFRSAAQANATIARKYDWLKDNVFMGLEYDTDLPRGMESGCNDVYGTAAALPGYAKCDDAYLWDFTLPLVAASVDTTPAAFSFAAETGVEISTVTVSAGATVNGINWGAPVTVAGGEYAINGGAYGSAPGVVHNNDTVVVRQTSSASYGIQTDAVLTIGGVSATFSVTTRIPAQPTISGSPATAVMTSVPYSFTPASANAVSFTISGTLPAGLTFDPATGSLSGTLGVAGSYGPLVISALNGNLSAALPGFTITATAPVGSFAATGSLNTGREEHTATLLSNGKVLVAGGYDWLNTSTATVELYDPATATWSPAAAMTSPRAGHTATLLHDGTVLVTGGYDDNYATLESSELYDPITDTWSAVGAMASSRSGHTAILLPSGAVLAAGGMVGGMSIAGAELYDPASKTWQATPPMATARSYHSAVLLNNGKVLVAGGYDADVAIIPSAELYDPAANTWSQASAMHQARANHAANLLPDGTVLACGGFDENYATSATAERYDPVADRWNAAAPMSSQRAFHTSTLLSRGLVLAAGGQGASGSLATAEVYDPAGNAWIASGPLAVAQMYHSATLLTNGLVLLAGGNSEVASAVTDAQVYDNGQTPDYAVIFVSGGNGSVTGVAAQRIARGGSATTVVAVPVTGYRFVDWTGTNGFAPSTANPLSVAAVTAGMTVTANFLPLPDGVVVSGGATPNVGDVLAVLRHVTGLASLTPAQKAHADVAPLGPDGMPLGNGVVDLGDVLVLLRRAAGLASW from the coding sequence ATGAACAGCGCACGCGCATTTGTTTCCACACTCCTGACCGGGACTGTTATCGCCCTCTGGCTCGTTTTCTCCCCGCTACCGGTCATGGCTGCGCCCCTGGCATCCCAATTCTTCGCTACCGACCCCACGGCTGCCCAGATCATGACCGGCATCACCTACGACATGAACGACCCGAACTGGATCGTCGCCACCAAGGAGAATCGAAATATCTTTGCCTTCAAGGTCTTCTCCGGGTTGTTCATGCTCGGCTACCAGACCGAGATGGGGTACAACTACGGCCTCAATGACCAGCAGGTACGGGCCATCACGGCCTTCCAGGCCCGTAACGGCTTGCCGGTGACCAGCGTGGTGGACAGTACCTGTCTGAGCATGATCGACCAGCAACTGGTGTCCCGTGAGCAGGCGTTGGCTGTCACCGGACAAGGGTTTCTGCTATACAACCACATGCAGCAGCTCCTGGCCAACGACGTCTCCAAGGACACCCTGGCCACCATCTACAGTCTTCCCATGGCCGTGCTGCCCCATTACCTCCGGATGTCCGGCTACGAGACGGTTCAGTGCATCGTGGGGCAGTGCGTGGGCACCATCAAGGATGCCCAGGGTGTGGACCTCTCCATCTACGCCACACCGGTGGATGTGACCAGCGACTACCGCTTCGTGGGGGCCTATTTCGACCCGGCGGTATCCAGTACGCGCTTTCCCAGCGCCGCCGTGGACGCGGATACAGTGCTGCACGAGTACGCCCACTATCTGGACGGTCATCTGTACCGGAACATCAACCGCGCCGGTCAGCCGCTGTTCGGCGTCCTGGATACCACGGGCTTCTCCGACATCTCCTACGACATGGCCGCCTGCGCCAACGGCTGTTGCCCCCGGAGAAGCTCCGACCCCATGGAGTGGATCAGCAAGTACGGCTTCACCGCCGGCGTCGGCACCTGCCCGGCCGGCAGTTCCTACGCGGAGGAGGAGTGGGCCGAAGCGTTCTCCATGTACGTGGCCGCGGGGCGGGACTTCCGTAGTGCGGCCCAGGCCAATGCCACTATCGCCCGGAAGTACGACTGGCTGAAGGACAACGTGTTCATGGGGCTGGAGTACGACACGGACCTGCCCAGGGGGATGGAGAGCGGCTGCAACGACGTGTATGGCACCGCCGCCGCCCTGCCGGGGTATGCCAAATGCGACGACGCTTATCTTTGGGACTTCACGCTCCCCCTGGTGGCGGCCAGCGTGGACACCACCCCGGCGGCGTTCTCCTTTGCCGCTGAAACCGGTGTGGAGATATCCACCGTCACCGTCTCGGCCGGGGCCACGGTGAACGGCATCAATTGGGGCGCGCCGGTCACCGTGGCCGGCGGGGAATACGCGATCAACGGCGGTGCCTACGGCTCGGCACCGGGCGTGGTGCATAACAACGACACGGTGGTTGTGCGCCAAACCTCCTCCGCCTCCTACGGCATCCAAACCGATGCGGTGCTGACCATCGGTGGCGTCTCCGCCACCTTCAGCGTCACCACCCGCATTCCGGCCCAACCGACCATCTCCGGCTCTCCGGCCACGGCGGTCATGACCTCCGTTCCCTACTCATTCACCCCCGCCTCCGCAAACGCCGTCTCCTTCACCATCAGCGGCACACTGCCCGCAGGACTTACCTTCGACCCGGCCACCGGCAGCCTGAGCGGCACCTTGGGTGTTGCCGGCAGTTACGGCCCCCTTGTCATCTCTGCGTTGAACGGCAATCTGTCTGCGGCGCTCCCCGGTTTCACCATCACGGCCACGGCCCCGGTGGGCAGCTTTGCCGCCACCGGATCCCTGAACACCGGCCGGGAGGAGCACACCGCCACCCTGCTCAGTAACGGCAAGGTGCTGGTGGCGGGCGGGTACGACTGGCTCAATACGTCGACCGCCACGGTGGAGCTGTACGATCCGGCCACCGCAACCTGGAGCCCGGCCGCGGCCATGACCTCTCCTCGGGCCGGACATACCGCCACCCTGCTGCATGACGGAACGGTACTGGTGACGGGGGGATACGACGACAATTACGCCACCCTGGAGAGCTCGGAGCTGTACGACCCGATCACCGATACCTGGAGCGCCGTAGGAGCCATGGCCTCCTCCCGCAGCGGCCATACGGCAATCCTGCTGCCAAGCGGCGCGGTACTGGCGGCAGGCGGCATGGTCGGCGGCATGAGCATCGCCGGGGCCGAACTGTACGACCCGGCGAGCAAGACGTGGCAAGCGACGCCCCCCATGGCAACAGCCCGCTCCTACCATAGCGCCGTACTGCTCAATAACGGTAAGGTCCTGGTGGCCGGCGGGTATGACGCCGATGTGGCCATAATCCCCAGTGCCGAGTTGTACGACCCGGCCGCCAACACCTGGAGCCAGGCTTCCGCCATGCACCAGGCCAGGGCCAACCACGCGGCAAACCTGCTCCCGGACGGCACGGTCCTGGCCTGCGGCGGTTTCGACGAGAATTACGCCACTTCCGCCACTGCCGAACGCTACGACCCGGTGGCCGACCGATGGAACGCGGCCGCCCCCATGTCGTCCCAGCGCGCCTTTCATACCTCCACCCTGTTGAGTCGCGGCCTGGTTCTGGCGGCCGGAGGCCAGGGGGCCTCCGGCTCCCTGGCCACGGCCGAAGTGTACGACCCGGCGGGCAACGCCTGGATCGCCTCCGGCCCCCTGGCCGTCGCCCAGATGTACCACAGCGCCACCCTGCTTACTAACGGCCTGGTGCTGCTGGCAGGAGGCAATTCGGAGGTGGCCTCCGCCGTCACGGATGCCCAGGTCTACGACAACGGCCAGACCCCGGACTACGCGGTCATCTTCGTCAGCGGCGGCAACGGCTCCGTCACCGGGGTCGCGGCCCAGCGGATCGCTCGGGGAGGGAGCGCCACAACGGTCGTTGCCGTCCCGGTCACCGGCTACCGGTTCGTCGACTGGACCGGCACGAATGGTTTCGCCCCAAGCACAGCCAACCCCCTGAGCGTGGCTGCGGTAACGGCCGGTATGACCGTCACGGCAAACTTTCTGCCGCTGCCCGACGGCGTCGTGGTATCCGGGGGCGCTACGCCCAATGTGGGGGATGTCCTCGCGGTCTTGCGCCACGTGACCGGGCTGGCGTCCCTGACCCCGGCCCAGAAAGCCCATGCCGACGTGGCCCCCCTGGGACCGGACGGCATGCCGCTCGGCAACGGCGTGGTGGATCTGGGGGACGTGCTCGTGCTTCTGCGCCGGGCGGCCGGGCTGGCGAGCTGGTAG
- a CDS encoding GAF domain-containing protein, producing MTKSFDPQNSREEFHEQIAGRGDQSSQKSYYPELLKKLRELEEEIQRRELIENELHLQTNILEAEIASRQHAEEAAATERDNARSIFEAAPVGMMIISESCRVIEANRAMEAICDKGAASIIGLVPGQVFDCAYTTQDNHECGHAPECSVCSLREMVQSIMKSRQARYGVEIQLERSSDAVKKHMWLKISIEPIVASGQACAIIAVDDVTEHKETDKKLSMIVQEWQQTFDASADAIWLLDMNRAILRANSATQSIFGRPPQDICGDRCCDVAHGGSPPMGQCPFNEMIATGRRASVQFQAADKWFDVSLDPVFDEYGKIFRAVHVVKDITELKKSEVREHTRSEILERIARGESLPDLLGFIASAIERERPEALCSILLVSEDGKRLLNGAAPSLPDAYNAAVNLTRIGEGIGSCGTAAYRNERVVVEDIATHPFWEGFTSAGEAGLRSCWSEPIRSSSGKVLGTFAVYHRHPASPGEEELRLVEQASAFAGIAIERNRVEAERVALEEQLHQSQKMEAIGHLAGGVAHDFNNLLTPIIIYADMLKKVIPKDDKKAYGKLESIISASHKARDLTQQLLSFGRKQVMLIKATDINETIRSFYPIIRRTLRENIDIRLNLSPLPEVILADQSKLEQVLLNLAINAKDAIAAQGVIAIETGKALIDDEYAQNHPGMVAGCYVLLSFEDNGCGMSEKTAKHIFEPFFTTKEAGHGTGLGLANVYGIVRQHNGHIEVSSTEGNGSTFKMYFPCYDQNPELPVSMAKTVSKDFTGNETILLVEDNDSVRRMISELMGELGYTIHVAEGPDQAFTIARQLSGKIDLLISDLVMPGMDGRQLFTRLKEARQDIGAVLYISGYDKSGITNIKLEDSEHFLAKPFTCDTFMGKVRELLTKS from the coding sequence ATGACGAAATCCTTTGATCCCCAAAATAGCCGGGAAGAGTTCCATGAGCAAATAGCAGGACGTGGCGACCAGTCATCACAGAAAAGCTACTACCCGGAACTGTTGAAGAAACTTCGGGAGTTGGAAGAGGAAATCCAGCGGCGGGAGTTGATTGAAAACGAACTGCACCTTCAAACGAACATATTGGAAGCCGAGATAGCATCCCGCCAGCACGCTGAAGAGGCTGCAGCCACTGAAAGGGACAATGCCAGGTCCATCTTTGAAGCGGCGCCTGTCGGCATGATGATCATCAGTGAATCATGCCGGGTTATCGAGGCGAACCGCGCCATGGAGGCAATCTGCGACAAGGGGGCTGCGAGCATTATCGGTCTTGTGCCCGGCCAGGTTTTCGATTGCGCCTACACGACACAGGACAACCATGAATGCGGTCATGCCCCGGAGTGTTCCGTCTGTAGCCTGCGGGAGATGGTTCAGAGTATCATGAAGTCACGTCAGGCCCGCTATGGCGTTGAAATTCAACTGGAGCGATCCAGTGACGCCGTCAAAAAACACATGTGGCTGAAAATCAGCATTGAACCGATTGTGGCTTCAGGCCAGGCATGCGCCATCATTGCCGTTGATGACGTCACAGAACACAAGGAGACTGACAAAAAGCTTTCAATGATCGTGCAGGAGTGGCAGCAGACCTTCGATGCCTCCGCCGATGCCATCTGGCTTCTCGATATGAATCGGGCCATTCTCCGGGCCAACAGTGCCACTCAGAGCATCTTTGGGCGTCCGCCGCAGGATATCTGCGGGGACCGCTGCTGCGACGTCGCCCATGGGGGCTCACCTCCCATGGGTCAGTGCCCGTTCAACGAAATGATAGCGACAGGGCGGCGCGCCTCCGTGCAGTTTCAGGCGGCCGACAAGTGGTTCGATGTTTCACTGGACCCGGTCTTTGATGAATACGGAAAGATATTCAGGGCCGTTCATGTGGTCAAGGACATCACCGAACTGAAAAAGTCGGAAGTACGTGAACATACCCGTTCAGAGATACTGGAGCGGATCGCCCGCGGAGAATCGCTTCCCGATCTTCTGGGCTTCATTGCCTCGGCCATCGAGAGGGAGCGGCCGGAAGCGCTCTGTTCGATCCTTCTGGTCAGTGAAGATGGCAAGCGGCTTTTGAACGGGGCGGCGCCGAGCCTGCCGGATGCTTATAATGCCGCGGTGAATCTGACCAGGATCGGTGAGGGGATCGGCTCCTGCGGCACGGCGGCATACCGAAATGAACGGGTGGTCGTCGAAGACATTGCCACCCACCCTTTCTGGGAAGGCTTCACCTCTGCCGGGGAGGCCGGTCTGCGTTCATGCTGGTCGGAACCGATACGGTCATCTTCCGGCAAGGTACTTGGCACATTCGCCGTCTATCACCGCCATCCGGCATCGCCGGGTGAGGAGGAACTCCGTCTCGTCGAGCAGGCATCGGCCTTTGCCGGCATTGCCATCGAGCGCAACCGCGTCGAGGCGGAACGAGTGGCCCTTGAGGAACAACTGCACCAGTCCCAGAAGATGGAGGCCATTGGCCACTTGGCCGGAGGAGTGGCCCATGATTTCAACAACCTTCTCACACCGATCATAATTTATGCCGACATGCTGAAAAAGGTGATTCCCAAGGACGATAAAAAGGCTTACGGAAAGCTCGAATCGATCATTTCGGCCTCGCATAAGGCACGGGACCTGACACAGCAACTGCTCAGCTTCGGCCGCAAGCAGGTCATGCTCATCAAAGCCACGGACATCAACGAAACCATTCGGTCATTTTACCCTATTATCCGGCGCACCTTGCGCGAAAACATCGATATACGGCTCAATCTCTCCCCACTGCCTGAAGTAATCCTGGCTGACCAGTCAAAGCTGGAACAGGTCCTTCTGAATTTGGCTATCAATGCCAAGGATGCCATCGCCGCGCAAGGCGTTATCGCCATTGAGACCGGCAAGGCCCTGATCGATGACGAGTATGCCCAGAATCATCCTGGAATGGTAGCCGGCTGTTATGTCCTGCTTTCCTTTGAGGACAACGGTTGCGGCATGTCCGAGAAAACCGCGAAGCATATATTCGAACCGTTTTTCACCACGAAAGAAGCCGGACATGGTACCGGACTCGGCCTGGCAAATGTCTATGGAATAGTCAGGCAGCACAACGGGCATATCGAGGTGAGCAGTACCGAGGGCAACGGCTCGACATTCAAAATGTATTTCCCGTGTTACGACCAGAACCCCGAACTGCCCGTCAGCATGGCGAAAACGGTTTCAAAAGATTTCACCGGAAATGAGACAATCCTGCTGGTCGAGGACAATGACTCGGTGCGTAGAATGATTTCTGAACTGATGGGCGAGTTGGGCTACACGATACATGTGGCGGAGGGGCCGGACCAGGCATTTACCATTGCCCGACAACTTTCGGGAAAGATCGATCTTTTGATCTCCGACCTGGTTATGCCCGGCATGGACGGCAGGCAGTTGTTTACCAGGCTGAAGGAAGCGCGGCAAGATATTGGTGCGGTACTGTACATCTCGGGATACGACAAAAGCGGGATCACCAATATCAAATTGGAAGACAGCGAGCACTTTCTCGCCAAACCATTCACCTGCGATACGTTTATGGGAAAGGTGAGGGAGTTATTGACAAAGTCATGA
- a CDS encoding outer membrane beta-barrel protein — protein sequence MKKEMIAACLVLVCSLVGTSAMAADANSTESIKDRFGITGEIGFLVPADSDAVGTGFVIGRGHTDTGFVGGGGLIYGILNNYAAEFEVTHTGFGTDAGTDFDTTNISLGAQYRYLNLPVKKLVPYAGFGLDILVNGANNGLDVDTVAGVHVKAGADYFLLRQLALTSEIKGVIAPNADIKAGGAKVGEFDPDSFSMTFGVRYFFN from the coding sequence ATGAAAAAGGAAATGATTGCGGCATGTCTGGTGTTGGTTTGCAGCTTGGTTGGCACGAGTGCCATGGCGGCGGACGCGAATAGTACGGAGAGTATCAAGGACAGATTTGGCATAACGGGCGAAATCGGCTTCCTGGTGCCCGCGGACAGCGATGCGGTCGGCACCGGCTTCGTGATCGGAAGGGGGCATACGGATACGGGCTTCGTCGGCGGCGGCGGCCTTATCTACGGCATTCTCAATAATTACGCGGCCGAGTTCGAGGTTACCCATACCGGCTTCGGTACGGATGCTGGTACGGATTTCGATACCACCAATATCTCTCTGGGGGCACAGTACCGCTATCTCAACCTCCCGGTCAAAAAGTTGGTCCCCTATGCCGGGTTCGGGCTGGACATCCTCGTCAATGGCGCCAATAACGGCCTGGATGTGGATACCGTGGCAGGGGTCCATGTGAAGGCTGGAGCGGATTATTTCCTTCTGCGGCAACTGGCCCTGACCTCCGAGATCAAGGGGGTTATCGCCCCGAACGCCGATATCAAGGCCGGTGGCGCCAAGGTAGGTGAGTTTGATCCGGACAGTTTTTCCATGACGTTCGGTGTGCGGTATTTCTTCAACTGA
- a CDS encoding glutaredoxin domain-containing protein — protein sequence MKIGVMTMRVLLAVATVLLAFSIAGAEMYQWVDENGAVTFKDTPPPASKKKKKVKVYRDNDFAPAPPPQPVSAKPTGKSAAAQVAQPAPSPQVHFTGTVELYVTSWCGYCKRAQSYLKSKGVPYVAYDIEQDSAARQRHKDLGGHGVPLIIIGSHKMNGFSPEEMDYYLNNGR from the coding sequence ATGAAGATCGGGGTGATGACCATGAGAGTACTGCTTGCCGTGGCTACCGTGCTGCTCGCTTTCTCCATCGCCGGGGCGGAGATGTACCAATGGGTGGACGAGAACGGCGCGGTGACCTTCAAGGATACGCCGCCTCCCGCATCCAAGAAAAAGAAAAAGGTTAAGGTCTACCGGGACAACGACTTCGCCCCCGCCCCGCCCCCCCAGCCGGTGTCCGCAAAGCCCACCGGCAAGAGTGCCGCCGCACAGGTAGCGCAACCGGCGCCATCCCCTCAGGTGCATTTCACCGGCACAGTGGAGTTGTACGTTACCTCCTGGTGCGGCTACTGCAAACGGGCCCAAAGTTATCTGAAGAGCAAGGGCGTCCCGTATGTGGCCTACGACATCGAACAGGACAGCGCCGCCAGACAGCGGCACAAGGACCTGGGCGGCCACGGCGTGCCGCTGATCATCATCGGCTCGCACAAGATGAACGGCTTTTCTCCGGAGGAGATGGATTATTATCTGAACAACGGCAGGTAG
- a CDS encoding nitroreductase family protein, producing MRIAFICLVAALLSAGAVSAKAADTAKDTFSVIHSRKSVRSFTGATVGTEDLDKIIRAGMAAPTAVNKQPWSFVVVTDKQKRDALGAGLPNARGIYKAGAVIVVCAEPEIANLKSKDFAVIDASLASENILLATEALGLGGHWTASYPYEEKMKHVRSVLGIPANVIPLNVILIGVPTGEDKPKDKYRKDKIHLEKW from the coding sequence ATGAGAATTGCCTTTATCTGCCTGGTGGCCGCCTTGTTGTCGGCGGGGGCTGTTTCGGCCAAAGCGGCCGACACGGCGAAAGATACGTTTTCCGTCATCCATTCCCGGAAGAGCGTCCGCTCCTTTACCGGGGCGACGGTCGGTACGGAAGACCTGGACAAGATCATCCGGGCCGGCATGGCCGCGCCCACAGCCGTCAACAAGCAGCCGTGGTCGTTCGTGGTGGTGACCGACAAGCAGAAGCGGGATGCCCTGGGTGCCGGTCTGCCGAACGCGCGGGGTATCTACAAGGCGGGGGCGGTCATTGTCGTCTGCGCGGAACCGGAAATAGCCAACCTGAAGAGCAAGGACTTCGCGGTCATCGACGCCTCGCTGGCCAGCGAGAATATCCTGCTGGCCACCGAGGCGCTGGGACTCGGCGGGCACTGGACCGCCTCATATCCCTATGAGGAAAAGATGAAACACGTGCGCAGTGTGCTCGGCATACCGGCCAACGTCATCCCTCTGAACGTCATACTGATCGGCGTCCCGACCGGCGAGGACAAGCCCAAGGACAAGTACCGGAAGGACAAGATCCATTTGGAGAAGTGGTAG
- a CDS encoding zinc-dependent alcohol dehydrogenase family protein — translation MPKIVRFYETGDAGVLRIEELPLVEPGEGEIRLKVEAIGLNRAEVMFRQGRYLEAPNLPSRLGYEAAGTVDAVGPGVGSVKIGDRVSTIPSFSVGAYGVYGESAIVPAYAAVPYPSGLSPVEGAAIWMQYLTAFGALVEFGKLQKGGSVLITAATSSVGLAAIQIAKSVGATAVAATRGRGKKAFLLGAGADHVIVTDEEDLVAGAMAPTSGKGVDMVFDPVGGPLLETLAAAAGQGATIFEYGALSPEPTPFPLFAALGKGLSVRGYTLFEIVKDPERLARGKHFVYSGLESGALKPVIDRTFPLESIVEAHRYMESNQQKGKIVVTV, via the coding sequence ATGCCGAAGATAGTACGTTTTTATGAAACAGGAGATGCCGGGGTGCTCAGGATCGAGGAGTTGCCCCTTGTGGAGCCGGGAGAGGGAGAGATTCGCCTGAAGGTCGAGGCCATCGGCTTAAATCGCGCCGAGGTCATGTTCCGGCAGGGACGGTATCTGGAAGCTCCCAACCTTCCCTCGCGGCTCGGCTATGAAGCGGCGGGAACCGTAGACGCCGTGGGACCCGGCGTCGGCAGCGTCAAGATCGGCGACCGGGTAAGCACCATACCCTCATTTTCCGTCGGCGCCTATGGGGTCTACGGCGAAAGCGCCATCGTGCCGGCCTATGCCGCGGTCCCGTATCCGTCGGGGCTGTCGCCGGTCGAGGGGGCGGCGATCTGGATGCAGTACCTGACGGCTTTCGGGGCGCTTGTCGAATTCGGCAAATTGCAGAAAGGCGGCTCAGTACTGATCACCGCGGCGACCAGCAGCGTGGGCCTGGCCGCCATCCAGATCGCAAAATCCGTCGGGGCCACCGCCGTCGCCGCCACCCGGGGCAGAGGGAAGAAGGCCTTTCTCCTGGGCGCGGGGGCGGATCACGTCATCGTGACCGATGAAGAAGATCTGGTTGCGGGCGCCATGGCCCCTACCTCCGGGAAAGGCGTCGACATGGTCTTCGACCCCGTGGGCGGGCCGCTCTTGGAAACGCTTGCCGCCGCCGCCGGTCAAGGCGCGACGATCTTCGAGTACGGCGCATTGTCGCCCGAGCCGACGCCCTTTCCGTTGTTCGCGGCGCTGGGAAAAGGACTCTCCGTGCGGGGGTACACCCTGTTCGAGATCGTGAAGGACCCCGAACGGCTGGCCCGCGGCAAGCACTTCGTCTACAGCGGCCTCGAATCCGGCGCGCTGAAACCCGTCATCGACCGCACATTCCCGCTGGAGAGTATTGTGGAAGCCCACCGGTACATGGAGTCCAACCAGCAGAAAGGCAAGATAGTGGTGACGGTGTAA